The Thalassomonas actiniarum genome contains the following window.
GGGTTTGCTGCACGGCTTCCCGGTTTAAATTTTGTTGGGCTGCAACCGGCGCCGGGGGGGTCTGCGTTGCAACATTTACTGTTGCCGGCTGAGGACTTGTCTGCTCGCTAGGCAGGGCATTAGTTTGTTCTTTTTCCTGCGCCGTTATGCCGGGTAAGGGCGTCTGAATAGCCAGTAATTCCCGGGCAATAGAGGTATTCTCGTGCTCAGGAAGGTAATCGCTTGATTTGGCATCAAAAAAGCTATTACTTTGGCTTTGGGAAAAAGGCAGTTTCCCCTGGGCCAGCTGTTGCAACGGTCCGGGCAGGGTCAGCACAGAAGTCAGTAAAAAAATGGCCAGCAGCACGGTAAAAGGGGCAAGCCATTTAGCATGGTCGTTATCGTTAGCGGCACAATGATGGTTGACCAGGCGAACGACCCGTTGCTTTAAGTCACCGCCGGAAGCGGCCATCGCCATCACAGGAATGGTGCTGTGTCTGTGTTTGGCACATATTTCTGCGGTATCGGCCAGGGTATGGGCATAGGCGATATGATCCCCGCACAGGGCGACGGCAATATCATCGCTGCAATATTCCCGCTCGATGCGCATCTTTTTGGCAATCCACAGCACGCAAGGGTGGAAGAAAAGTAAGATCTCCACCAGGGTCTGTAGAAAATTGACCAAATAATCATGGCGGCGAATATGGGCCAGTTCATGCAAAATCAGCATATCCAGCTGGGCGCTGCTCAGGCCGGTGATCATACTGGCAGGCAGTAATACCACGGGTTTGAGCCAGCCTATGGCCATAGGAACTTCGGCTTTTAAGGAGATCAACAAACGGGGCAGGCGTTTTAGCCGGACCCGCTCGGCCAGTAAGGCAAATCTTGCCGCCAGTTCGGCATCCGGCTGCCGGCTGGCCAGCTTAGGCAAGTGGTTAACGCTATAGACCTGCATCAGTAATTTCACCGCCAGGAAAATCACTATACTTAACCAGGCAAAGGAAACGTAAGGCAGGTTTTCCACCAGATCGTTTGACCACCAATAACCTGTGATTTGCTGCTGGGCGTTAAGGGGTTTTTCCTCCGCCAATAACTGGCCAAAGTGAGCCAGTGGGATGTTATCCGGCTGGTAGATCAGGCAAAAGGTGATCACCGGCAACAGCAGGCATAACAGCATGGCAAAAGCGC
Protein-coding sequences here:
- a CDS encoding M56 family metallopeptidase, translating into MTEQLLSSPFFYSLGLSLIHFLWQGLLVALLLKSALFIIPDKNPQLRYAFSAFAMLLCLLLPVITFCLIYQPDNIPLAHFGQLLAEEKPLNAQQQITGYWWSNDLVENLPYVSFAWLSIVIFLAVKLLMQVYSVNHLPKLASRQPDAELAARFALLAERVRLKRLPRLLISLKAEVPMAIGWLKPVVLLPASMITGLSSAQLDMLILHELAHIRRHDYLVNFLQTLVEILLFFHPCVLWIAKKMRIEREYCSDDIAVALCGDHIAYAHTLADTAEICAKHRHSTIPVMAMAASGGDLKQRVVRLVNHHCAANDNDHAKWLAPFTVLLAIFLLTSVLTLPGPLQQLAQGKLPFSQSQSNSFFDAKSSDYLPEHENTSIARELLAIQTPLPGITAQEKEQTNALPSEQTSPQPATVNVATQTPPAPVAAQQNLNREAVQQTPMQTEPATAKTSLSKAREPALAQLHLDEKQEFARQQTQPAAFNKDTVKSSSNSERAFIRTDSSNKFSPVNNPYANQVAALARELSREKPAAEKPRANKVKNSFATDKVNARLINSVEPKYPTTAKRKGLELEVKVRFTIDVDGKVRDLVFAQNGKANYFKRNIRNAMAKWRFTPAQQDGKAVPSQMSKIFSFNLK